In Candidatus Nitronauta litoralis, one DNA window encodes the following:
- a CDS encoding FtsX-like permease family protein, which translates to MLIFDLFKMAVRSLVANKMRTFLTALGIIIGVASVISMISIGEGAKRETLSTISKFGTNIISVRPGEKKSRHVRSGQVETLTFEDAKAIEEHIGLITGVAAQVYKGAQIKFGNKNSSSTIRGTGREYARLANYQMDKGRFFNMQEVNTSRRVAVLGATVVKNLFGGAVDPIGETLKINGNNYLIIGTTVAKGALSWFDPDDQVFIPVTTAQKRQFGQDYLQTIDIQAENIEDIETIKADIEALLRRRHNIPEDKENDFHVQNSAEWLNSWGNAAKTFQYLLGGIAAISLMVGGIGIMNIMLVSVTERTREIGIRIAIGARKREIRKQFLIESVVVSVLGGGIGVLIGLGISRIVSQMSGWDTIVSINSIMLAFGFSVGIGVFFGFYPANKAANLNPIDALRYE; encoded by the coding sequence ATGCTGATATTTGACCTATTTAAAATGGCCGTGCGGAGCCTCGTTGCAAATAAAATGCGAACATTCCTGACTGCATTGGGAATTATCATTGGTGTGGCATCCGTAATCTCCATGATTTCGATTGGTGAAGGTGCAAAACGGGAAACCTTGTCTACCATTTCCAAATTTGGAACGAATATCATTTCGGTACGTCCTGGAGAAAAAAAATCAAGGCATGTCAGAAGTGGACAGGTAGAGACCCTAACCTTTGAAGATGCCAAAGCAATCGAAGAACATATCGGGTTAATCACTGGGGTTGCCGCCCAGGTGTACAAGGGAGCCCAGATCAAATTTGGAAATAAAAACAGTTCATCAACGATCCGGGGTACTGGAAGAGAATATGCCCGTCTTGCAAACTATCAAATGGACAAAGGCCGGTTTTTTAACATGCAAGAGGTCAACACATCGCGCCGTGTGGCCGTTCTGGGGGCAACGGTTGTTAAAAACCTGTTTGGAGGAGCGGTTGACCCCATAGGTGAAACTTTAAAGATCAACGGAAATAATTACCTTATTATCGGGACAACGGTAGCCAAAGGAGCATTAAGCTGGTTTGACCCTGATGACCAGGTGTTCATTCCAGTAACCACCGCTCAAAAAAGGCAGTTTGGCCAGGATTATTTACAGACCATAGATATCCAGGCTGAGAACATCGAAGACATTGAAACCATCAAAGCGGATATTGAGGCCCTGTTGCGCAGACGACACAATATTCCGGAGGACAAGGAAAACGACTTCCACGTGCAAAATTCTGCAGAATGGCTGAACAGTTGGGGAAACGCTGCAAAAACTTTTCAATACCTGCTCGGTGGAATCGCAGCCATTTCCCTGATGGTTGGCGGCATCGGCATCATGAACATTATGCTCGTGTCAGTTACGGAGCGCACACGTGAAATTGGAATTCGCATTGCCATTGGCGCCCGTAAGCGGGAAATCAGAAAACAGTTTCTTATCGAATCGGTTGTGGTCAGTGTTCTTGGAGGTGGTATCGGGGTCCTCATCGGCCTGGGTATTTCCCGGATCGTTTCGCAGATGAGCGGCTGGGATACCATCGTCTCGATAAATTCAATAATGCTGGCATTTGGGTTTTCTGTGGGTATTGGAGTTTTTTTCGGATTTTATCCCGCCAACAAAGCCGCGAACCTGAATCCAATCGATGCCTTGCGTTACGAATAA
- a CDS encoding ABC transporter ATP-binding protein, with the protein MIEALELSKSYQLGNQQVVALKSTTFRINEGEWVAIMGQSGSGKSTLMNLLGCLDQPTGGTYLLDDIDVKTLNADSLAEVRNRKIGFVFQSFNLLPRSSALENVELPLLYGRVSDSREKSLKALERVGLEARSRHKPNELSGGERQRVAIARALVNNPSIILADEPTGNLDSRTGEEIMGMFTRLHTEGVTLILVTHEPHIAEYAHRIITLKDGEILSDKPTARAKKEAATC; encoded by the coding sequence ATGATAGAGGCACTGGAACTTTCCAAGAGCTACCAGCTAGGCAACCAACAGGTAGTGGCCCTAAAAAGTACCACTTTCAGAATCAATGAAGGAGAGTGGGTGGCTATCATGGGCCAATCCGGTAGCGGCAAGTCCACCCTGATGAATTTACTGGGTTGCCTGGACCAACCCACTGGCGGGACTTATCTCCTGGATGATATTGACGTCAAAACCCTCAACGCAGACTCACTGGCAGAAGTTCGCAATCGTAAAATCGGATTTGTGTTCCAGAGCTTCAATCTCCTGCCCAGGTCCTCTGCGCTTGAAAATGTAGAACTGCCTCTTCTTTATGGACGCGTTTCGGATTCACGGGAAAAGTCCCTGAAAGCGCTTGAGCGCGTCGGTCTGGAGGCTCGTTCACGTCATAAGCCTAATGAGCTTTCAGGTGGCGAACGCCAACGTGTGGCCATTGCAAGAGCTCTGGTCAACAATCCTTCTATCATTCTCGCAGACGAGCCAACTGGAAACCTGGATTCCCGGACAGGCGAAGAAATAATGGGAATGTTTACCCGGTTGCACACAGAAGGCGTCACCCTCATCCTGGTCACACATGAACCTCACATCGCTGAATACGCCCACCGTATTATCACCTTAAAAGATGGAGAGATATTGTCCGATAAACCCACAGCCAGGGCTAAAAAGGAAGCGGCGACATGCTGA
- a CDS encoding DUF1566 domain-containing protein: MTTEERFQDNPSGLISDKLHKKFWLPKDSQGDLGKWVNWEEAKNYILTMCHVYAGGFSDWRLPTKEEALSLYVPELNCLDHEGEVLHIAPVFVPKGGQYLWTSEENEEGQALRVNLREGTSEFVDKQTREFHATRGVRDMS; the protein is encoded by the coding sequence ATGACAACAGAAGAACGTTTTCAGGACAATCCGTCAGGCCTAATCAGCGATAAGCTGCATAAAAAATTCTGGTTACCAAAAGATTCTCAGGGGGACCTGGGCAAATGGGTTAACTGGGAGGAGGCAAAAAATTACATTCTCACCATGTGCCACGTTTATGCTGGAGGGTTTTCGGATTGGCGTTTACCGACCAAAGAAGAAGCATTGTCACTCTATGTACCTGAACTCAACTGCCTTGATCATGAGGGAGAAGTACTGCACATAGCACCTGTGTTTGTCCCAAAGGGTGGTCAATATCTCTGGACCAGTGAAGAAAATGAGGAAGGGCAGGCTTTGCGGGTAAACCTGCGCGAGGGAACCTCGGAGTTTGTGGACAAACAGACCAGGGAATTTCATGCCACACGTGGCGTCCGAGACATGTCCTGA
- a CDS encoding anthranilate synthase component I family protein, whose translation MEILPDWNSFLDLRKANSRLPLIAQRKVRNLDPFLLFSELFAGDVGTFLLESGKGPESTARFSFLGESNGNFLRLDENSICSFDSILQKINFDFGENNIPYAPHFWGGWVGFFSYETICFLEPVDLKKNNTDSIPDLFLAETGTLLVYDHQLEILKVILTLKTDTACFQSYSSTIDAMNTLWQRIEKVLEDCPTPKLNSKNPVISSNSPQTDSSQWEYCDSVHKAKKYIEDGDIYQANLAQRFEKPYDGKPSDLYQNLKMVNPSPFGGLFYFPEGALVSSSPERLVKVENGKIETRPIAGTRPRGASHKEDGLLSQELLLNEKERAEHLMLVDLERNDLGRICEYGTVEVTELMNREQYSHVHHIVSNVQGKLKQGTNLKDILTAVFPGGTITGCPKIRCMEIIEELEPVRRGIYCGSMGYIGYGPHLDLNILIRTILLKDGVASFHAGAGIVADSDPDTEYKESLSKAAALVQALT comes from the coding sequence ATAGAAATTCTCCCCGACTGGAATAGTTTTCTCGACTTGAGAAAAGCTAATTCACGTCTACCTCTGATCGCGCAAAGAAAAGTCAGAAACCTGGACCCTTTCCTTTTGTTTTCAGAATTATTCGCAGGGGATGTGGGAACGTTCCTTTTAGAAAGTGGCAAGGGCCCTGAATCCACCGCTCGTTTTTCTTTCCTGGGTGAATCCAATGGAAACTTTCTGAGACTGGATGAAAATTCAATCTGCTCTTTTGATTCAATTTTGCAGAAAATTAATTTTGATTTTGGTGAAAATAATATTCCTTACGCTCCACATTTCTGGGGAGGATGGGTCGGATTCTTTTCTTATGAAACCATCTGTTTTCTCGAACCAGTAGACCTAAAGAAAAACAACACGGATTCAATCCCGGATCTGTTCCTGGCTGAAACAGGAACCCTGCTCGTTTACGATCACCAACTGGAAATTTTAAAGGTGATTTTAACTTTGAAAACAGATACCGCCTGTTTTCAAAGTTACAGCTCCACCATAGACGCAATGAACACATTGTGGCAAAGGATTGAGAAAGTCCTTGAAGATTGCCCAACTCCAAAACTTAATAGTAAAAACCCGGTTATTTCTTCCAATTCTCCGCAAACAGACAGCTCACAATGGGAATACTGCGATAGTGTTCATAAAGCTAAAAAATACATAGAAGATGGAGATATTTATCAGGCCAACCTTGCTCAACGTTTTGAAAAACCCTATGACGGCAAACCTTCCGACCTTTATCAAAATTTAAAAATGGTCAACCCCTCCCCTTTTGGAGGTCTATTCTATTTTCCGGAAGGAGCTCTGGTTAGTTCTTCTCCCGAGCGCCTGGTAAAGGTGGAGAACGGGAAGATAGAAACCCGGCCAATAGCGGGAACCAGACCGCGAGGAGCTTCCCATAAAGAGGATGGCTTGTTGTCCCAGGAATTGCTGCTCAATGAAAAGGAACGTGCGGAACATTTAATGCTGGTTGATCTTGAACGCAACGATCTGGGTCGGATATGTGAATACGGTACTGTAGAAGTAACAGAGCTAATGAATCGTGAGCAATACTCACATGTCCACCATATTGTCTCTAACGTTCAGGGAAAACTAAAACAGGGAACCAACCTGAAAGATATTTTGACGGCAGTATTCCCCGGAGGCACCATTACAGGTTGTCCAAAAATCAGATGCATGGAAATCATAGAAGAACTTGAGCCTGTCAGGCGGGGAATCTATTGTGGTTCCATGGGATATATTGGGTATGGCCCTCATCTGGACCTGAACATTCTTATCCGGACCATTCTTTTAAAAGACGGGGTAGCTAGTTTTCATGCGGGAGCGGGAATAGTGGCCGATTCTGATCCTGACACTGAGTACAAAGAGTCGTTATCAAAAGCTGCCGCCTTGGTTCAGGCACTCACGTAA
- a CDS encoding efflux RND transporter periplasmic adaptor subunit codes for MKKKLWLGLLLLFIVAGALFVLSENEKPDSPPDISWKTTPVKFGTLKVKVTATGVVEPNFEVEVKSKASGEVLEFPFEEGDTVKKDQLLLKLDKSDEDRNVARAQAELDSAMAKLRRAEITLLLQKSKYKTDLKTAESRVEESIANLKEAKDKLERQRNLFKEKIVAQESLDIAETSFKVSQESLIQARALLMVAKDSIHDITVKENEIELAKADVTQAEITLAEAQERLSETDIYAPISGTLIEKLVEQGQIISSGISNVSGGTPLSKVADLSRIFIIADVDETDIGSVRVGHPVSITTDAFQGKTFKGRVTRIAPKGVVENSITLFKVKIEILGKGRKILKPMMSANVDIISKELENSLFLPREAVQDKDGRSFVAILEAGLPKEVTVETGILNPIHIEIKKGVSKDQEVLVGDWEKLLEEYKKNSGKMSTMKRILFILSRK; via the coding sequence ATGAAAAAAAAACTCTGGCTAGGGCTGCTTCTCCTTTTCATAGTTGCCGGAGCACTGTTTGTTCTCAGTGAAAATGAGAAACCAGACTCTCCTCCCGATATTTCCTGGAAAACAACTCCCGTTAAATTTGGAACCCTTAAAGTCAAAGTAACGGCCACAGGAGTCGTCGAACCCAATTTCGAAGTTGAAGTAAAGTCCAAGGCAAGTGGTGAAGTTTTGGAGTTCCCTTTTGAAGAAGGCGACACAGTAAAAAAAGATCAATTATTGCTCAAGCTGGACAAATCGGATGAGGACCGGAATGTCGCAAGAGCTCAGGCCGAACTCGACAGCGCAATGGCAAAATTGAGGCGCGCCGAAATTACTCTCCTGCTACAAAAATCTAAGTATAAAACCGATCTTAAAACCGCTGAATCCCGTGTTGAAGAATCCATTGCCAATCTGAAAGAGGCGAAGGATAAACTGGAACGCCAGCGAAACCTGTTCAAGGAAAAGATTGTTGCTCAGGAGTCTCTAGATATTGCGGAAACCTCCTTTAAGGTGAGCCAGGAGTCCCTCATTCAGGCGCGCGCCCTTTTGATGGTTGCCAAAGATTCCATTCACGATATCACTGTCAAGGAAAACGAAATCGAACTGGCAAAAGCCGACGTCACCCAGGCCGAAATCACCCTGGCTGAAGCCCAGGAGCGACTTTCAGAAACCGATATTTATGCACCCATTTCCGGGACGCTTATTGAAAAACTGGTTGAGCAGGGGCAGATTATTTCATCCGGTATTTCGAATGTCTCCGGTGGGACTCCCCTCTCCAAGGTAGCGGATCTTAGTCGCATTTTTATCATTGCCGATGTGGACGAGACCGATATCGGATCCGTACGCGTTGGACACCCGGTTTCCATTACCACCGATGCTTTTCAGGGAAAAACCTTCAAGGGCCGGGTGACCCGCATTGCACCCAAGGGGGTTGTTGAAAACAGCATCACCCTGTTCAAAGTCAAAATTGAAATACTCGGAAAAGGCCGGAAGATTCTAAAACCCATGATGTCTGCGAATGTGGACATTATTTCCAAAGAGCTGGAAAACTCCTTATTCCTTCCCCGGGAAGCTGTCCAGGACAAGGACGGCAGGTCATTTGTGGCCATTCTTGAAGCGGGTTTGCCCAAAGAGGTCACAGTTGAAACCGGAATCCTCAATCCGATTCACATTGAAATTAAAAAAGGTGTCTCCAAAGATCAGGAAGTTTTAGTAGGCGACTGGGAAAAATTACTTGAGGAGTACAAGAAAAACTCCGGTAAAATGTCTACTATGAAAAGAATATTGTTCATCCTGTCACGAAAATAA